One Candidatus Poribacteria bacterium genomic window carries:
- the hflK gene encoding FtsH protease activity modulator HflK — MQELQELITQQPYRHLITPKRVLMVILGIIILACLATSFYTVEADEIAVVLMFGKSVRQAEPGLHFKLPLGIERAINVPVRKVFKEEFGFRTLRAGVRTQYDTRDFAEESLMLSGDLSIADVEWVVQYKIKDPKNFLFSVRNPQQTLRDLSESVMSRIVGDRTVTEVLTVGRIEIAAEVEQHLQQLLDLYQTGLDVATVTLQDVNPPETVKAAFNAVNEAKQEKERLINEAWRDYNQSVPKAKGLAAQQISEAQGYALKRVNEAQGDADRFKAIRSEYQKAKEVTRRRLYLEAMQEVLPLVKEIYIIDGKTNSPIPLLQLNE; from the coding sequence ATGCAAGAACTCCAAGAATTAATTACGCAGCAACCCTATAGGCATCTCATCACACCCAAAAGGGTGTTGATGGTGATCCTCGGCATTATCATCCTCGCGTGTTTGGCGACAAGTTTTTATACGGTTGAGGCAGACGAGATCGCTGTTGTGCTGATGTTCGGGAAGTCTGTCCGGCAAGCCGAACCCGGGCTCCACTTCAAATTGCCGCTCGGCATTGAGAGAGCCATTAACGTGCCTGTCCGCAAAGTCTTTAAAGAGGAGTTCGGTTTTCGGACGCTCAGAGCGGGCGTGCGTACGCAGTATGACACCCGCGATTTCGCAGAGGAATCCCTGATGCTGAGCGGCGACCTGAGTATCGCCGATGTCGAATGGGTCGTGCAGTATAAGATTAAAGACCCCAAAAATTTCCTGTTTTCTGTCCGGAATCCGCAGCAGACTTTGCGCGACCTCTCAGAATCCGTGATGAGCCGAATCGTCGGCGACCGGACTGTGACTGAAGTGTTAACTGTCGGTCGTATCGAAATCGCCGCAGAAGTTGAACAACATCTACAGCAACTTCTCGATCTCTATCAGACGGGTTTAGATGTAGCGACGGTGACCTTACAAGATGTCAATCCACCTGAAACGGTGAAAGCAGCGTTTAACGCCGTTAACGAGGCGAAGCAGGAGAAGGAGCGTTTGATCAACGAAGCCTGGCGCGATTACAACCAATCTGTCCCGAAAGCGAAAGGGTTGGCGGCGCAACAGATTTCGGAGGCACAGGGTTACGCACTCAAACGCGTCAACGAAGCGCAAGGCGATGCGGATCGGTTCAAGGCGATTCGATCAGAGTATCAAAAGGCGAAAGAGGTCACCCGCCGCCGCCTCTATCTTGAAGCGATGCAAGAAGTTTTGCCACTCGTCAAGGAGATTTATATTATTGACGGTAAAACCAACTCACCTATCCCACTTCTGCAACTCAATGAATAA